One part of the Segnochrobactrum spirostomi genome encodes these proteins:
- the wrbA gene encoding NAD(P)H:quinone oxidoreductase: MAKVLVLYYSSWGHVEQLAKAAAEGAASAGAEVTIKRVPELVPEAVAKQFYYKLDQEAPIADPNELADYDAIIFGTPTRFGNMAAQMKQFLDQTGGLWAQGKLIGKVGSVFASTASQHGGQETTITSFHTVLLHHGMVVVGLPYAFQGMVGVDAVKGGTPYGATTLSDSDGSRQPSAVELDGARFQGKHVAEIAAKLAG, translated from the coding sequence ATGGCTAAGGTTCTCGTCCTTTATTATTCGAGCTGGGGTCACGTTGAGCAGCTCGCGAAGGCCGCCGCGGAAGGCGCCGCCTCGGCCGGCGCCGAGGTCACCATCAAGCGCGTGCCGGAGCTCGTTCCGGAAGCGGTCGCCAAGCAGTTCTATTACAAGCTCGACCAGGAGGCGCCGATCGCCGACCCGAACGAGCTCGCCGACTACGACGCGATCATCTTCGGCACGCCGACCCGCTTCGGCAACATGGCCGCCCAGATGAAGCAGTTCCTCGACCAGACCGGCGGTCTGTGGGCGCAGGGCAAGCTGATCGGCAAGGTCGGCTCGGTGTTCGCCTCGACGGCGAGCCAGCACGGCGGCCAGGAGACCACCATCACCTCGTTCCACACCGTGCTCCTGCACCACGGCATGGTCGTCGTCGGCCTGCCTTACGCGTTCCAGGGCATGGTGGGCGTCGACGCCGTGAAGGGCGGCACGCCCTACGGCGCGACCACCCTGTCGGACAGCGACGGCTCCCGCCAGCCGAGCGCGGTCGAGCTCGACGGCGCCCGCTTCCAGGGCAAGCACGTCGCCGAGATCGCGGCGAAGCTCGCCGGCTGA
- a CDS encoding helix-turn-helix domain-containing protein, protein MTNERFASVCDAVEDTKAAAETMTLRSALMMALDRRIKAQGWTPVEAALHPGVTQPRVSDPSRGKIDLFSLDTLVDMATAAGLHVEMHIAA, encoded by the coding sequence ATGACGAACGAGCGCTTCGCCAGTGTCTGCGACGCCGTCGAGGACACGAAGGCCGCGGCCGAGACTATGACGCTGCGTTCGGCGCTGATGATGGCGCTCGATCGGCGCATCAAGGCGCAAGGCTGGACGCCGGTCGAGGCGGCGCTTCATCCCGGCGTGACCCAGCCCCGCGTGTCCGATCCCTCTCGCGGCAAGATCGACCTCTTCAGCCTGGACACGCTGGTCGACATGGCGACGGCGGCGGGTCTCCACGTCGAGATGCACATCGCGGCCTGA
- the groES gene encoding co-chaperone GroES: MAFRPLHDRVVVRRITAEEKTKGGIIIPDTAKEKPQEGEIIAAGPGARDEAGKLVPLDVKAGDRVLFGKWSGTEVKIDGEDLLIMKESDILGVIV; encoded by the coding sequence ATGGCTTTCCGTCCGTTGCACGACCGCGTCGTCGTCCGCCGCATCACTGCGGAGGAGAAGACCAAGGGCGGCATCATCATTCCGGATACCGCCAAGGAGAAGCCGCAGGAGGGCGAGATCATCGCCGCTGGCCCGGGTGCCCGCGACGAGGCCGGCAAGCTCGTTCCGCTCGACGTGAAGGCCGGCGACCGCGTGCTGTTCGGCAAGTGGTCCGGCACCGAAGTGAAGATCGACGGTGAGGACCTCCTCATCATGAAGGAAAGCGACATCCTCGGCGTGATCGTCTGA
- the groL gene encoding chaperonin GroEL (60 kDa chaperone family; promotes refolding of misfolded polypeptides especially under stressful conditions; forms two stacked rings of heptamers to form a barrel-shaped 14mer; ends can be capped by GroES; misfolded proteins enter the barrel where they are refolded when GroES binds) translates to MAAKDVKFGSDARDRMLRGVDILANAVKVTLGPKGRNVVIEKSFGAPRITKDGVTVAKEIELEDRFENLGAQLVREVASKTNDLAGDGTTTATVLAQAIVKEGAKAVAAGMNPMDLKRGVDLAVAAAVKDLEGRSTKIKTSEEVAQVGTISANGAREIGEMIASAMQKVGNEGVITVEEAKSLDTELEVVEGMQFDRGYLSPYFVTNAEKMLADLEDVYILIHEKKLSSLQPLLPVLEAVVQSSRPLIIVAEDVEGEALATLVVNKLRGGLKIAAVKAPGFGDRRKAMLEDIAILTGGTVISEDLGIKLESVTLDMLGRAKKVSISKENTTIIDGAGEKSDIEARVAQIKAQIEETTSDYDREKLQERLAKLAGGVAVIRVGGATEVEVKEKKDRVDDALNATRAAVEEGIVPGGGVALLRAKKAVEGLTTDNADIRAGIKIVLRALEAPIRQIAENSGVEGSIVVGKILESSEATFGFDAQTETYVDMIKAGIIDPTKVVRTALQDAASVSALLITTEALVAEKPKKDAPAMPGGGGMGGMGGMDF, encoded by the coding sequence ATGGCCGCCAAAGACGTAAAGTTCGGCTCCGACGCCCGCGACCGCATGCTGCGCGGCGTCGATATCCTCGCCAACGCCGTGAAGGTGACGCTCGGCCCGAAGGGTCGCAACGTCGTCATCGAAAAGTCGTTCGGCGCCCCGCGCATCACCAAGGACGGCGTCACCGTCGCCAAGGAGATCGAACTCGAGGACCGGTTCGAGAATCTCGGCGCCCAGCTCGTCCGTGAGGTCGCCTCCAAGACCAACGACCTCGCCGGCGACGGCACCACGACCGCCACGGTTCTCGCCCAGGCGATCGTGAAGGAAGGCGCCAAGGCGGTTGCCGCCGGCATGAACCCGATGGACCTGAAGCGCGGCGTCGACCTCGCGGTCGCTGCGGCGGTGAAGGACCTCGAAGGCCGCTCGACCAAGATCAAGACCTCCGAGGAAGTTGCCCAGGTCGGCACCATTTCGGCGAACGGCGCCCGCGAGATCGGCGAGATGATCGCCAGCGCGATGCAGAAGGTCGGCAACGAGGGCGTCATCACCGTCGAAGAGGCGAAGTCGCTCGACACCGAACTCGAAGTCGTCGAGGGCATGCAGTTCGACCGCGGCTACCTGTCGCCCTACTTCGTGACCAACGCGGAGAAGATGCTGGCGGACCTCGAGGACGTCTACATCCTCATCCACGAGAAGAAGCTCTCCTCCCTGCAGCCGCTGCTGCCGGTGCTCGAGGCCGTGGTGCAGTCGTCCCGCCCGCTCATCATCGTGGCCGAGGACGTCGAGGGCGAGGCGCTCGCCACGCTCGTCGTCAACAAGCTGCGCGGCGGCCTCAAGATCGCGGCCGTGAAGGCGCCTGGCTTCGGTGATCGCCGCAAGGCGATGCTCGAGGACATCGCGATCCTCACCGGCGGCACCGTGATCTCCGAAGACCTCGGCATCAAGCTCGAGAGCGTCACGCTCGACATGCTCGGCCGGGCCAAGAAGGTCTCGATCTCCAAGGAAAACACCACGATCATCGACGGCGCGGGCGAGAAGTCCGACATCGAGGCGCGCGTGGCGCAGATCAAGGCGCAGATCGAGGAGACCACCTCGGACTACGACCGTGAGAAGCTCCAGGAGCGTCTGGCCAAGCTCGCGGGCGGCGTCGCGGTGATCCGCGTCGGCGGCGCGACCGAGGTCGAGGTGAAGGAGAAGAAGGACCGCGTTGACGACGCCCTGAACGCGACCCGCGCTGCGGTCGAGGAAGGCATCGTGCCGGGCGGCGGCGTCGCCCTGCTCCGCGCCAAGAAGGCGGTCGAAGGCCTCACCACCGACAACGCCGACATCCGCGCCGGTATCAAGATCGTGCTGCGTGCCCTCGAGGCGCCGATCCGCCAGATCGCCGAGAACTCCGGCGTCGAAGGCTCGATCGTGGTCGGCAAGATCCTGGAATCGTCCGAGGCCACCTTCGGCTTCGACGCCCAGACCGAGACCTATGTCGACATGATCAAGGCCGGCATCATCGACCCGACCAAGGTCGTGCGTACGGCCCTTCAGGACGCCGCGTCGGTCTCCGCGCTGCTCATCACCACCGAGGCTCTCGTCGCCGAGAAGCCGAAGAAGGACGCTCCGGCGATGCCGGGCGGCGGCGGCATGGGCGGCATGGGCGGCATGGACTTCTGA
- a CDS encoding 2-hydroxyacid dehydrogenase, whose translation MTILLAITGWDLAPWEAEARAALTNRTIAVHGRDAYDPAAIEYALLWKQPHGALAGLPNLKAALCLGAGVDHVLADPLLPAVPIARTVDPDLTMRMTEWVVLQVLSHHRRQRLYLDQQARRVWASPPQEAASAVRVGLLGLGELGRDAAEVLARLGFRVAGWARTARTVAGVEVFHGVEGLAPFLARTDILVTLLPLTAETRGILNYRLFSGLARDGVLGPPILVNAGRGGLQIEADILAALDDGTLGAATLDVFETEPLPAASPLWGHPKVTITPHVAADSGPREIMALVVRQIARLERGLPPEHLVDPKRGY comes from the coding sequence ATGACAATCCTGCTCGCCATCACCGGATGGGACCTTGCGCCCTGGGAGGCCGAGGCCCGCGCCGCCCTGACCAACCGGACGATCGCCGTCCACGGCCGCGACGCCTACGATCCCGCCGCAATCGAGTACGCCCTCCTCTGGAAGCAGCCCCATGGCGCCCTCGCGGGGCTGCCGAACCTCAAGGCCGCGCTCTGCCTCGGCGCGGGCGTCGACCACGTCCTGGCCGATCCGCTCCTCCCCGCGGTGCCGATCGCCCGCACGGTCGATCCCGACCTCACCATGCGGATGACCGAATGGGTGGTGCTGCAGGTGCTGTCGCACCATCGCCGGCAGCGCCTCTATCTCGACCAGCAGGCGCGGCGGGTGTGGGCGAGCCCGCCGCAGGAGGCGGCCTCCGCCGTCCGGGTCGGCCTGCTCGGCCTCGGCGAGCTCGGCCGCGACGCTGCGGAGGTGCTGGCGCGACTCGGCTTCCGCGTCGCCGGCTGGGCGCGAACGGCACGGACGGTCGCAGGTGTCGAGGTGTTCCACGGCGTGGAGGGGCTCGCCCCCTTCCTCGCCCGCACCGACATTCTCGTCACGCTCCTGCCGCTCACGGCGGAGACGCGCGGCATTCTGAATTATCGGCTGTTCTCGGGGCTCGCCCGCGACGGCGTCCTCGGCCCGCCGATCCTCGTCAATGCGGGGCGCGGCGGGCTCCAGATCGAGGCGGACATCCTCGCCGCCCTCGACGACGGCACCCTCGGCGCGGCGACCCTCGACGTCTTCGAGACCGAGCCGCTGCCCGCGGCGAGCCCGCTCTGGGGCCATCCGAAGGTGACGATCACGCCCCATGTGGCGGCCGATTCCGGCCCCCGCGAGATCATGGCCCTCGTCGTCCGCCAGATCGCGCGCCTCGAACGCGGTCTGCCGCCGGAGCATCTCGTCGATCCCAAGCGGGGCTATTGA
- a CDS encoding DNA recombination protein RmuC translates to MQDIVFSIAETSVSGWPLVAAAALALLVAGLVGAALARAGGHGESDEAHERLEALQRAQEETAVRLKTMAEIFGSRQSDLARALTDRLDGLGHRLGQTMTEGTQATHENLRRLAERLAVIDKAERTIGDLTGHVRQLERIFADKQSRGAFGQGRMEAIVRDGLPEGTFAFQATLSNGTRPDCVVRLPNGQPVLVIDAKFPLEAWSRVRAAETPDATKAAEAQFRRDVMKHVEDLRARYQIPGETQDTTLLFIPSESLFAELHERYEDVVAKALAGRVVFVSPSLLMLSIQLVQSILRDERMREQAHLIQSEVRKLVEDIVRLDERVRALGKHFGQVTNDIDQIVISTDKIARRGNRLESLEVDDGRTERAASPAEPAARRAV, encoded by the coding sequence ATGCAGGACATCGTCTTCTCGATCGCCGAAACGAGCGTCTCGGGGTGGCCTCTGGTCGCCGCCGCGGCGCTCGCATTGCTCGTCGCCGGTCTCGTGGGCGCCGCGCTCGCCCGGGCCGGCGGCCACGGCGAGAGCGACGAAGCCCATGAGCGGCTCGAGGCCCTGCAACGCGCCCAGGAGGAGACCGCGGTCCGCCTCAAGACGATGGCGGAAATCTTCGGCTCCCGGCAATCCGACCTCGCCCGCGCCCTCACCGACCGCCTCGACGGCCTCGGTCACCGCCTCGGTCAAACCATGACCGAGGGCACCCAGGCGACCCACGAGAACCTGCGCCGCCTCGCCGAGCGCCTCGCGGTGATCGACAAGGCGGAGCGCACCATCGGCGATCTGACCGGCCACGTCCGGCAGCTCGAGAGAATCTTTGCCGACAAACAATCGCGCGGCGCCTTCGGCCAGGGCCGCATGGAGGCGATCGTCCGCGACGGCCTACCCGAGGGCACCTTCGCCTTCCAGGCCACGCTGTCGAACGGCACGCGGCCCGATTGCGTGGTGCGGCTGCCGAACGGCCAGCCGGTCCTCGTCATCGACGCGAAGTTCCCGCTCGAGGCCTGGAGCCGCGTGCGCGCGGCGGAAACGCCGGATGCCACGAAGGCGGCCGAGGCGCAGTTCCGCCGCGACGTGATGAAACATGTCGAGGATCTGCGCGCCCGCTACCAGATCCCCGGCGAGACCCAGGACACGACGCTCCTCTTCATCCCCTCGGAATCCCTGTTCGCCGAACTCCACGAACGCTACGAGGACGTCGTCGCCAAGGCGCTCGCGGGCCGCGTGGTGTTCGTCTCGCCCTCGCTCCTCATGCTGTCGATCCAGCTCGTCCAATCGATCCTGCGCGACGAGCGGATGCGCGAGCAGGCCCACCTGATCCAGTCCGAGGTGCGCAAGCTCGTCGAGGACATCGTGCGGCTCGACGAGCGGGTGCGCGCCCTCGGCAAGCATTTCGGTCAGGTCACCAACGACATCGACCAGATCGTCATCTCGACCGACAAGATCGCCCGCCGCGGCAACCGGCTCGAAAGCCTCGAGGTCGACGACGGCCGCACCGAACGCGCTGCCTCGCCCGCCGAGCCCGCCGCCCGCCGCGCGGTCTGA
- a CDS encoding GNAT family N-acetyltransferase, whose amino-acid sequence MPRRADHGTGAGLRRFNALPGLRLPGTRLLPLDPEAPTLGRLGDLEVRLARTKGEIRRSQSVRYHVFYDEMSAIADAVTKTTRRDSDAFDAICDHMLVLDHAAAPKPFRRKKPQVVGTYRLLRQEIAERHGGFYTASEYDIAPIIQSHPGHSFLELGRSCVLAPYRSKRTVELLWHGVWAYTLQHRVDALIGVASLEGTDPDALATPLSFLHHHCRAPDEWRVRALESRYVEMNRMAKDTIDTRAALHALPPLIKGYLRIGAYIGDGAVVDRQFGTTDVFIVLPVDRINTRYINYYGADASRYAS is encoded by the coding sequence ATGCCGCGCCGGGCCGACCACGGGACCGGAGCGGGCCTGCGCCGCTTCAACGCTCTTCCTGGCCTCCGCCTCCCCGGCACCCGCCTGCTGCCGCTCGATCCCGAGGCGCCGACGCTCGGCCGACTGGGCGATCTGGAAGTGCGCCTTGCCCGTACGAAGGGGGAGATCCGCCGCTCCCAGAGCGTTCGCTACCACGTCTTCTACGATGAGATGTCGGCCATCGCCGATGCCGTCACCAAGACGACGCGGCGCGATTCCGATGCCTTCGACGCCATCTGCGACCACATGCTGGTGCTCGACCATGCGGCCGCGCCGAAGCCGTTCCGGCGCAAGAAGCCGCAGGTCGTCGGCACCTACCGGCTGCTCCGCCAAGAGATCGCCGAGCGCCACGGCGGTTTCTACACCGCCTCCGAATACGATATCGCGCCGATCATCCAATCCCATCCCGGCCACTCCTTCCTGGAGCTCGGCCGCTCCTGCGTGCTCGCGCCCTATCGCAGCAAGCGGACGGTGGAGCTGCTTTGGCACGGGGTCTGGGCCTACACCCTGCAACACAGGGTCGATGCCCTGATCGGCGTCGCTTCCCTCGAAGGGACCGATCCCGACGCCCTCGCGACCCCGCTGTCCTTCCTGCACCACCATTGCCGCGCGCCGGATGAGTGGCGGGTGCGGGCGCTTGAGAGCCGCTATGTCGAGATGAATCGGATGGCGAAGGACACGATCGACACCCGCGCCGCGCTCCATGCCCTGCCGCCGTTGATCAAGGGCTATCTCCGCATCGGCGCCTACATCGGCGACGGCGCGGTGGTCGATCGTCAGTTCGGCACCACCGACGTCTTCATCGTGCTGCCGGTCGATCGCATCAACACGCGTTACATCAACTATTACGGCGCCGACGCGAGCCGCTACGCGAGCTGA
- a CDS encoding TnsA endonuclease N-terminal domain-containing protein has protein sequence MTRIIPPSHRSITGSLPTRFPERQLHYESKLERDFLIFLEIDHEIEAVVTQPITIDIFVDGRRRRYTPDVLAIWWDDVYFPYGKRRVIFEVKPRSVLKKDYEKLAPKYRAAKAYFEARGVGFRVITDRSIYCPRQANAALIGPAMRRPLSQDIISTVRAILTYPGVASRSLSEVRKLLVADGLLRDTAQQALLHMLGMRYLVADLAAPIGDETRVRWWADVIAEEAALETD, from the coding sequence GTGACCCGAATTATCCCGCCCAGCCATCGTTCAATTACCGGATCGTTGCCGACGCGATTTCCGGAACGACAGCTTCACTATGAGTCGAAGCTTGAGCGCGATTTTCTCATTTTTCTGGAGATAGATCACGAGATTGAGGCGGTTGTAACTCAGCCAATCACAATTGATATTTTTGTCGATGGGCGTCGACGTCGATACACGCCTGATGTACTTGCTATCTGGTGGGATGACGTGTATTTCCCGTATGGGAAGCGCAGGGTGATTTTTGAAGTAAAGCCGCGTTCTGTGCTTAAAAAAGATTATGAAAAGCTTGCTCCCAAGTACCGTGCCGCGAAGGCGTACTTTGAGGCAAGGGGAGTCGGCTTCCGCGTGATCACCGACCGCAGCATTTATTGCCCTAGGCAGGCGAATGCCGCGCTGATCGGCCCGGCCATGCGGCGCCCGCTTTCCCAAGACATCATATCAACCGTTCGCGCAATCCTCACCTATCCCGGAGTGGCCAGTCGCTCCCTAAGTGAGGTTAGGAAGCTTCTCGTCGCGGACGGGCTCCTACGCGACACCGCACAGCAGGCTCTGCTACATATGCTTGGCATGCGATATTTGGTCGCAGATCTCGCTGCGCCGATCGGTGACGAGACGAGGGTGAGATGGTGGGCCGACGTGATTGCCGAGGAGGCCGCGCTTGAAACGGATTAA
- a CDS encoding Mu transposase C-terminal domain-containing protein, translating into MKRINFSVGEQVSIGGRVGRFVRILDFNRFLVRFESGDVRLVAPGDVDRDGNTLDVKRHFDDCTPAEIELAYRWRDALRPLLDQSTERGGRDAVVASAAEMLGVSRATVYRRLDQWNGDPVSLLPGRRSGGRGRSRLGDERDALLSFLIDKEYLNRKQRNVKEFYDDFLLPAFADAKLPSPSLPTVYRHIEALDPVLVIERRIGKRAARDAKSKMMGKFPFGTAPLSCVQIDYWPYDVEIVDDNYRIPIGRPWLAMAIDTHTCMPTGYVLTLDDPSASVAGAAVFHSITRKEPWLRAIGVDMTWPVWGLPLIVMADNAKEFRGTMLRRFLSQEDRELLNRPVKRPQFGAHIERFFGTLARKVKSAPGATGSNVVERKTRDSAKTASLTLQELELHLLSVLKEYMNTVHASLGGLTPLQKWRSCFFEDGVQVRELPEEPANLEQIRVELLPFKMLTLQTYGIRWDKISYDSDELVAMRHRYSRHKGKTFTVRRDSRDVSRAYVWDPDNKRYLTVPYRHPEGPPMSVWELRALRAEFKEKGRRAFTELEIFDACKERRQRQALLEEAGKLTRKAQRENQRRRSQGAAIAREQIIIAATAARAEQVIPIARSGPSPHDPSSTTYVITPTAAPDEAGDDYDDLDI; encoded by the coding sequence TTGAAACGGATTAATTTCAGCGTTGGAGAGCAGGTTTCAATCGGTGGTCGAGTTGGCCGCTTTGTGAGGATCCTGGATTTCAATCGCTTCCTTGTCCGCTTCGAGAGCGGCGACGTCCGCCTCGTTGCGCCGGGTGACGTTGATCGCGATGGAAATACCCTAGACGTCAAGCGTCACTTCGACGATTGCACCCCGGCCGAAATTGAACTGGCCTACCGATGGCGCGACGCGCTGCGCCCACTCCTGGACCAAAGCACCGAGCGAGGTGGGCGCGATGCGGTCGTCGCCTCGGCTGCTGAAATGCTCGGGGTCAGCCGCGCGACCGTATACCGACGGTTGGATCAGTGGAACGGGGATCCAGTGAGCCTCCTGCCGGGAAGGAGATCAGGCGGCCGAGGGCGCAGTCGATTAGGAGACGAAAGGGATGCTTTGCTTTCGTTCCTAATCGATAAAGAGTACCTCAATCGCAAGCAACGGAACGTCAAAGAGTTTTACGACGATTTCCTACTGCCGGCGTTTGCTGACGCAAAGCTCCCGTCTCCAAGCTTACCCACAGTCTATCGTCACATTGAAGCTCTCGATCCGGTCTTGGTGATTGAGCGCCGTATCGGCAAGCGGGCGGCGCGAGATGCGAAATCCAAAATGATGGGAAAATTCCCATTTGGCACGGCGCCCCTTTCCTGCGTTCAGATAGACTACTGGCCTTACGACGTTGAGATCGTGGACGATAACTACCGCATCCCGATCGGCCGTCCATGGCTTGCGATGGCCATCGACACCCACACTTGTATGCCTACGGGCTACGTACTCACCCTGGATGATCCTTCAGCCAGCGTTGCCGGGGCGGCAGTCTTCCACTCCATCACCCGTAAGGAGCCTTGGCTTCGCGCGATAGGCGTGGATATGACTTGGCCGGTATGGGGACTTCCACTGATCGTGATGGCGGACAACGCCAAGGAGTTCCGCGGCACAATGCTTCGCCGGTTCCTCTCTCAGGAGGATCGGGAGCTCCTGAATAGGCCCGTCAAACGTCCCCAGTTTGGCGCGCACATCGAGCGATTCTTCGGCACGCTCGCCAGGAAAGTGAAATCAGCGCCAGGCGCAACTGGCTCCAATGTCGTTGAGCGTAAGACGCGCGACAGTGCCAAGACGGCGAGCCTTACGTTGCAAGAGCTCGAGCTACACCTTCTGAGCGTTCTGAAAGAATACATGAATACCGTGCATGCCTCGCTTGGAGGGCTGACGCCACTTCAGAAATGGCGTTCGTGCTTCTTCGAGGATGGAGTGCAGGTGCGGGAATTACCAGAGGAGCCCGCTAATCTCGAGCAAATACGTGTTGAGCTCCTGCCGTTTAAGATGCTCACACTGCAGACTTATGGGATCCGCTGGGACAAAATTAGTTACGATTCCGACGAACTGGTCGCGATGCGCCACCGGTACTCCCGCCATAAGGGCAAGACTTTTACTGTGCGGCGGGATTCGCGAGACGTGAGCCGCGCCTATGTCTGGGACCCGGATAACAAACGCTATCTGACGGTTCCCTATAGGCACCCGGAAGGACCGCCGATGAGTGTATGGGAGCTCCGTGCGTTGAGGGCAGAGTTCAAAGAGAAAGGCCGGCGTGCGTTCACAGAGCTTGAGATATTCGACGCTTGCAAAGAACGGCGCCAACGGCAGGCGCTGCTTGAAGAGGCAGGCAAGCTGACCCGCAAAGCGCAACGCGAGAACCAACGCCGGCGCAGCCAGGGGGCGGCGATCGCGCGCGAGCAGATCATCATTGCGGCGACTGCTGCGCGCGCCGAGCAGGTCATCCCGATAGCCCGCAGCGGGCCGTCGCCTCATGATCCGAGTAGCACGACCTATGTAATAACGCCCACGGCTGCACCAGACGAGGCTGGGGACGACTATGACGATTTGGACATCTAA
- a CDS encoding TniB family NTP-binding protein has product MERPPIPAKIATEADLGHLHPKAQALAHLPLEERIIARWPSLWIGHRAADDVFKTLDRYLLTPPSIRPRNLLIFGESGVGKSTILNRWESRVRADNAKRVESEDHDGAGEWVVLPAIRFQTPPAGDEAKLYNNILLEFGMRLSPSMALAQKELMVRRLIAQCGVRVMLMDEFHNALSGRFDKRLHFNVLIKNLTNETGVPIVAAGTESVDQVFQKEDQLNRRFNRLKLERMKMDGEWRRILRAYGKLIPLRRPSDLSEAGLSERLYALSKGVIGELSNILYDAALAAVDSGEECITDKLIRLIR; this is encoded by the coding sequence ATGGAACGCCCTCCGATCCCTGCCAAAATCGCGACGGAGGCCGACCTGGGGCACTTGCATCCAAAGGCTCAGGCTCTTGCTCATCTCCCGTTAGAGGAGCGGATCATCGCTCGGTGGCCAAGCCTTTGGATTGGGCATCGGGCGGCTGATGATGTCTTCAAGACGCTTGATCGCTACCTCCTTACGCCGCCCTCGATCCGTCCGCGCAATCTTCTGATCTTTGGCGAGTCCGGCGTTGGAAAATCAACGATCCTAAATCGCTGGGAAAGCCGCGTCCGCGCCGACAATGCGAAACGCGTGGAGAGCGAGGATCATGACGGTGCCGGTGAATGGGTGGTCTTGCCGGCCATCCGATTTCAGACGCCACCTGCGGGAGATGAGGCAAAGCTCTACAACAACATCCTGCTTGAGTTTGGTATGCGGCTTTCGCCCTCCATGGCGCTAGCACAAAAGGAGCTGATGGTCCGCCGACTTATCGCCCAGTGCGGCGTGAGAGTCATGCTGATGGACGAGTTTCACAACGCGTTGTCAGGTCGGTTCGACAAGCGCCTGCACTTTAACGTTCTAATCAAGAACCTGACCAACGAGACCGGCGTGCCGATCGTCGCTGCCGGCACCGAGAGTGTGGACCAAGTCTTTCAGAAGGAGGATCAGCTCAACCGGCGATTCAATCGGTTAAAGCTGGAACGCATGAAGATGGATGGCGAATGGCGTCGGATTCTTCGCGCCTACGGTAAACTCATACCCCTTCGTCGGCCTAGTGACCTGTCTGAGGCGGGTCTGTCTGAGCGGCTGTATGCACTGTCCAAAGGCGTAATCGGCGAACTTTCCAACATCCTCTATGACGCAGCATTGGCTGCGGTCGACAGCGGGGAAGAATGCATTACGGATAAGCTAATCCGGCTCATTAGATGA
- a CDS encoding ribbon-helix-helix protein, CopG family, which translates to MSKKTMTLNLTEAEMSALEALCAKKDLSKTGLMRQALRLYQMIDTRVERGGKLYFEDDQTREKSEIMML; encoded by the coding sequence ATGAGCAAGAAGACCATGACACTCAACCTCACCGAGGCGGAGATGAGTGCCCTTGAGGCGCTGTGCGCCAAGAAGGACCTCAGCAAGACCGGCCTGATGCGGCAAGCCCTGCGGCTCTACCAGATGATCGATACCCGGGTGGAGCGCGGCGGCAAGCTGTATTTCGAGGACGACCAGACGAGAGAAAAGTCGGAAATCATGATGCTATGA
- a CDS encoding GNAT family N-acetyltransferase: protein MTSYSVFIIDASSRQPVEAELLDTIGERQLLDWQFQWRRTLETYLRRLADNGVTRQGLDWPQSWHWDWRAKIDEVRGLLGHTGYSVICRDVTQGMMRLDLASRLARLDGQVGKPLVYIDYLEIAPWNWNEPYADPPLYRGIGQVLIRTAIQRSFDEGFHGRVALHSLPQAVAFYERCGFTNLGTDPNQYRGLLPYFEITTEQARTFL from the coding sequence ATGACATCGTATTCCGTCTTCATCATCGACGCGTCCTCGCGCCAGCCTGTCGAGGCCGAACTGCTCGATACGATCGGCGAGCGACAGCTGCTGGACTGGCAATTCCAGTGGCGCCGGACTCTGGAGACCTATCTGCGGCGTCTTGCCGACAACGGGGTGACCCGGCAGGGTCTCGACTGGCCGCAGAGCTGGCATTGGGACTGGCGCGCAAAGATCGACGAAGTGCGCGGTCTGCTCGGCCACACGGGATACAGCGTTATCTGTAGGGATGTGACCCAGGGCATGATGCGGCTCGATCTGGCGAGCCGCCTGGCGCGTCTTGACGGGCAGGTGGGCAAGCCGCTCGTTTATATCGACTACCTCGAAATCGCGCCCTGGAACTGGAACGAACCCTATGCCGATCCGCCGCTTTATCGCGGTATCGGTCAGGTGCTGATCCGGACCGCGATCCAGAGGAGCTTCGACGAAGGCTTCCACGGTCGTGTCGCCCTTCATTCCCTGCCGCAGGCGGTCGCGTTCTACGAACGCTGCGGCTTCACCAATCTTGGCACCGATCCGAACCAGTATCGTGGACTGCTACCCTACTTCGAGATCACGACGGAGCAAGCCAGGACGTTCTTATGA